In a single window of the Drosophila subpulchrella strain 33 F10 #4 breed RU33 chromosome X, RU_Dsub_v1.1 Primary Assembly, whole genome shotgun sequence genome:
- the LOC119558070 gene encoding myotubularin-related protein 3 isoform X4: MSDGSPPPSICFIRAAESYPKSQMEKEDSQLCVPFQELAGESIKYLGRTDDGVLALSNYRIFLSKKSTAYETYVPLGLIESVQVRDLFQLIVNCKDASTVRCSFPSAEQCADWQRRIHLLIGVPEALETLFAFPFYSWTCDVIGSGSGNGNGSTPAANGNGLVTKDRFSALHNGSAKPIAPQHSAAVANPLAVDPASESIASAMSNRLQRSVRYESDFKNEVARLGFDLKSSWRISTANADFKLCPSYPPKLLVPCCITDEMLHNVANFRGSRRLPAVVWRHQKSGAILARCSQPEVGWLGWRNTRDEQLLKALADACAFDRGEHARNSTFANTKAQPTKGSKETNGQSGLSGKSSPSLDDSSHEELTLDEIKKILIVDARSYTSAVTNRARGGGCECIEYYPCAEIEFMNLGNIHAIRKSFHAVRQLCASSPDDPNWFGQLEKTMWMQHLSGLLGATMTVVHTIEKNGRPVLVHCSDGWDRTPQIVATAQLCLDPYYRTVEGFRVLVEREWLNFGHKFADRSGNGPNSDEVNERCPVFLQWLDLVHQIHRQYPCSFEFSISYLIKLAQHSLSCLFGTFLCNSLRERIENSVFDRTFSVWPFLAETMYRNPLYKHETEKVLWPAHSVRFLYFWSDVYLGSLGNKNGTDLPLLSNERQTGHNGLMAKTRSSEDLTTNELGQSTISRRSSDPNLTVESIVTDCFNANSNSMFDIRSETDNSVSENVQESVKDPKELELDVTDAIESGPCAPRSNHPIPEFHNDQSTASNRDILEVESQSQRRSSLVSTQQQIPGSGRPVHVLDHSENDQNPVPSISEDTSDICRALWHGAIETSTDTLIPAEPVQKPTNSEENSSRDRDRTPPIDLAGGDGKLESSTTAAAAAAGQSSKISQSYNNLPKVHMKPNAVICPQRGDAFPHHLDLQVPRESAGNADRCQLAKLSKDANANANGSDGCYHADEGLFISPDLQRFVAQSPFDAPSAGGRIRRNTCGSSNSRDLKYAAENGSAHHFPSSGIISLPPTPFQERAQFTISCPDGLAHGLSEQNIRLHQIVQEHKLREEMLLREIHGMRLALLEKGCPSCNSIVSTNMEHIMWRNFLC, translated from the exons ATGTCCGATGGATCACCGCCTCCATCGATTTGCTTTATCCGTGCCGCCGAATCGTATCCAAAATCACAAATGGAGAAGGAAGACTCCCAGCTGTGTGTCCCATTTCAAGAGT TGGCCGGCGAATCGATTAAGTACCTGGGACGCACCGACGATGGCGTCCTCGCCCTGTCCAACTACCGGATATTCCTCTCCAAGAAGTCAACCGCCTACGAGACCTACGTGCCCCTGGGTCTAATCGAATCCGTTCAGGTGCGGGATCTGTTCCAGCTGATCGTAAACTGCAAGGACGCCAGCACGGTGCGCTGCTCCTTTCCATCGGCAGAGCAGTGTGCCGACTGGCAGCGCCGGATTCACCTGCTCATCGGTGTGCCCGAGGCCCTGGAGACACTCTTTGCCTTTCCCTTCTATTCCTGGACCTGCGACGTGATCGGGAGTGGATCAGGAAACGGAAATGGCAGTACCCCGGCGGCCAATGGAAATGGCCTGGTGACCAAGGATCGCTTTTCAGCGCTACACAATGGCTCGGCCAAGCCGATAGCCCCACAACACAGTGCCGCGGTGGCAAATCCTCTGGCTGTTGATCCCGCCAGTGAGAGCATCGCCTCCGCCATGAGCAACCGCCTGCAGCGATCGGTGCGCTATGAGAGCGACTTCAAGAACGAAGTGGCCCGCCTGGGATTCGACCTGAAGAGCTCCTGGCGCATCTCCACAGCCAATGCCGACTTCAAGCTCTGCCCCTCGTATCCACCCAAGTTGCTTGTGCCTTGCTGCATCACCGACGAGATGCTACACAACGTGGCCAACTTCCGGGGATCGCGCAGGCTGCCGGCCGTCGTCTGGCGGCACCAGAAGTCGGGCGCCATTTTGGCCCGTTGCAGCCAGCCGGAGGTGGGTTGGCTGGGCTGGCGGAACACCAGGGATGAGCAGCTCCTGAAGGCACTGGCCGATGCCTGTGCCTTTGACCGTGGCGAGCACGCCAGGAATTCCACCTTCGCCAACACAAAGGCGCAACCAACAAAGGGCTCCAAGGAGACCAACGGCCAGTCGGGCTTGTCCGGCAAGAGTTCACCATCTCTGGACGATTCCTCGCACGAGGAACTCACGCTCGATGAAATAAAG AAAATCCTCATTGTGGATGCCCGCAGCTACACATCCGCGGTTACAAATCGCGCCAGAGGCGGTGGCTGTGAGTGCATAGAGTACTACCCTTGTGCAGAAATTGAGTTTATGAACCTGGGCAACATCCACGCCATCCGAAAGAGTTTCCATGCTGTTCGCCAGCTTTGCGCCTCATCTCCCGATGATCCAAA CTGGTTCGGACAACTGGAGAAGACCATGTGGATGCAGCACCTTTCGGGTCTGCTGGGTGCCACGATGACTGTTGTGCATACAATCGAGAAGAATGGACGGCCCGTACTTGTGCACTGCTCAGATGGTTGGGATCGCACTCCGCAGATTGTGGCTACGGCCCAACTCTGCTTGGATCCGTACTACAGAACTGTTGAA GGATTTCGTGTTCTAGTAGAGCGTGAATGGCTTAACTTTGGTCACAAGTTTGCCGATCGCTCTGGCAATGGTCCCAACTCCGACGAAGTCAACGAGCGATGCCCAGTTTTTCTGCAGTGGCTTGATCTGGTGCATCAAATACACAGACAATATCCGTGCAGTTTTGAGTTCAGTATAAGCTATTTG ATCAAACTGGCGCAACATTCGCTGTCCTGTCTGTTCGGCACGTTCCTATGTAATTCGCTCAGAGAACGCATCGAAAATTCCGTTTTCGACCGAACGTTTTCAGTGTGGCCATTTTTAGCGGAAACTATGTATAGAAATCCTCTCTATAAGCATGAGACTGAAAAG GTTCTTTGGCCGGCGCACAGTGTgcggtttttatatttttggtcTGACGTATACCTTGGTAGTTTAGGCAACAAAAACGGAACTGATCTGCCATTACTAAGTAATGAAAGACAGACGGGACACAACG GCCTAATGGCGAAGACAAGATCTTCGGAAGACTTAACAACGAACGAATTGGGACAGAGCACCATTTCGAGGAGATCGAGTGATCCGAACCTCACAGTTGAATCCAT TGTTACAGACTGCTTCAATGCGAACAGCAACTCCATGTTTGACATACGATCGGAGACCGACAATAGTGTTAGCGAAAATGTCCAAGAGAGTGTTAAAGACCCCAAAGAACTTGAGCTGGATGTGACGGATGCCATTGAATCGGGTCCCTGTGCTCCCCGTTCAAATCATCCCATTCCAGAGTTCCACAACGACCAAAGTACAGCTTCTAACCGTGATATATTGGAAGTAGAATCACAATCGCAAAGGCGAAGTTCCTTGGTGTCCACACAGCAACAGATCCCTGGATCCGGACGACCTGTCCACGTTCTGGATCACTCTGAAAATG ATCAAAATCCAGTTCCTTCAATATCCGAAGACACCAGTGATATTTGTCGCGCTTTGTGGCATGGCGCCATCGAAACCAGCACTGATACCCTGATTCCTGCAGAGCCCGTACAAAAACCaaccaacagcgaagagaacaGCAGTAGAGATCGCGATCGAACGCCACCCATCGACCTGGCCGGTGGTGATGGAAAGCTGGAGTCGTCGaccactgctgctgctgctgctgctggccagAGCAGTAAAATCAGTCAGAGCTACAATAATTTGCCCAAGGTTCACATGAAACCGAATGCCGTGATATGCCCGCAGCGAGGGGACGCCTTTCCGCATCACCTGGACCTACAAGTGCCAAGGGAGAGTGCCGGAAATGCGGACCGTTGCCAGCTGGCGAAGTTGTCCAAAGACGCCAATGCGAATGCCAATGGATCCGATGGTTGTTACCATGCTGATGAGGGTCTTTTTATATCGCCCGATCTTCAGCGTTTCGTGGCCCAGTCGCCATTCGATGCACCCTCTGCGGGCGGTCGAATCCGTCGAAACACCTGCGGTTCGAGCAACAGTCGCGACTTAAAGTACGCAGCAGAAAACGGCAG CGCACACCATTTCCCTTCATCAGGCATCATTTCGCTACCGCCCACACCATTTCAGGAGCGGGCGCAGTTCACCATAAGCTGTCCAGATGGCCTAGCCCATGGACTCAGCGAACAAAACATAAGACTCCACCAGATCGTACAGGAACACAAG CTACGAGAGGAAATGCTTCTGCGGGAAATACACGGCATGCGATTGGCTTTGTTGGAGAAAGGTTGTCCCAGCTGCAATAGCATCGTTTCGACAAATATGGAACAT ATCATGTGGAGAAATTTTTTGTGCTGA
- the LOC119558070 gene encoding myotubularin-related protein 4 isoform X2 — translation MDFMVPIHTMSDGSPPPSICFIRAAESYPKSQMEKEDSQLCVPFQELAGESIKYLGRTDDGVLALSNYRIFLSKKSTAYETYVPLGLIESVQVRDLFQLIVNCKDASTVRCSFPSAEQCADWQRRIHLLIGVPEALETLFAFPFYSWTCDVIGSGSGNGNGSTPAANGNGLVTKDRFSALHNGSAKPIAPQHSAAVANPLAVDPASESIASAMSNRLQRSVRYESDFKNEVARLGFDLKSSWRISTANADFKLCPSYPPKLLVPCCITDEMLHNVANFRGSRRLPAVVWRHQKSGAILARCSQPEVGWLGWRNTRDEQLLKALADACAFDRGEHARNSTFANTKAQPTKGSKETNGQSGLSGKSSPSLDDSSHEELTLDEIKKILIVDARSYTSAVTNRARGGGCECIEYYPCAEIEFMNLGNIHAIRKSFHAVRQLCASSPDDPNWFGQLEKTMWMQHLSGLLGATMTVVHTIEKNGRPVLVHCSDGWDRTPQIVATAQLCLDPYYRTVEGFRVLVEREWLNFGHKFADRSGNGPNSDEVNERCPVFLQWLDLVHQIHRQYPCSFEFSISYLIKLAQHSLSCLFGTFLCNSLRERIENSVFDRTFSVWPFLAETMYRNPLYKHETEKVLWPAHSVRFLYFWSDVYLGSLGNKNGTDLPLLSNERQTGHNGLMAKTRSSEDLTTNELGQSTISRRSSDPNLTVESIVTDCFNANSNSMFDIRSETDNSVSENVQESVKDPKELELDVTDAIESGPCAPRSNHPIPEFHNDQSTASNRDILEVESQSQRRSSLVSTQQQIPGSGRPVHVLDHSENDQNPVPSISEDTSDICRALWHGAIETSTDTLIPAEPVQKPTNSEENSSRDRDRTPPIDLAGGDGKLESSTTAAAAAAGQSSKISQSYNNLPKVHMKPNAVICPQRGDAFPHHLDLQVPRESAGNADRCQLAKLSKDANANANGSDGCYHADEGLFISPDLQRFVAQSPFDAPSAGGRIRRNTCGSSNSRDLKYAAENGSAHHFPSSGIISLPPTPFQERAQFTISCPDGLAHGLSEQNIRLHQIVQEHKLREEMLLREIHGMRLALLEKGCPSCNSIVSTNMEHENGSDIVENASTCSWEAVEERSGPPSFAPSSIQEKKASSVLWVPDHAVSRCSSCQTEFWLGRRKHHCRSCGEIFCADCSEFWAPLPNEKLFNPVRLCGSCYTTVTTNVQEYGAVPPESQVKDEETSSANS, via the exons ATGGATTTTATGGTG CCGATTCACACAATGTCCGATGGATCACCGCCTCCATCGATTTGCTTTATCCGTGCCGCCGAATCGTATCCAAAATCACAAATGGAGAAGGAAGACTCCCAGCTGTGTGTCCCATTTCAAGAGT TGGCCGGCGAATCGATTAAGTACCTGGGACGCACCGACGATGGCGTCCTCGCCCTGTCCAACTACCGGATATTCCTCTCCAAGAAGTCAACCGCCTACGAGACCTACGTGCCCCTGGGTCTAATCGAATCCGTTCAGGTGCGGGATCTGTTCCAGCTGATCGTAAACTGCAAGGACGCCAGCACGGTGCGCTGCTCCTTTCCATCGGCAGAGCAGTGTGCCGACTGGCAGCGCCGGATTCACCTGCTCATCGGTGTGCCCGAGGCCCTGGAGACACTCTTTGCCTTTCCCTTCTATTCCTGGACCTGCGACGTGATCGGGAGTGGATCAGGAAACGGAAATGGCAGTACCCCGGCGGCCAATGGAAATGGCCTGGTGACCAAGGATCGCTTTTCAGCGCTACACAATGGCTCGGCCAAGCCGATAGCCCCACAACACAGTGCCGCGGTGGCAAATCCTCTGGCTGTTGATCCCGCCAGTGAGAGCATCGCCTCCGCCATGAGCAACCGCCTGCAGCGATCGGTGCGCTATGAGAGCGACTTCAAGAACGAAGTGGCCCGCCTGGGATTCGACCTGAAGAGCTCCTGGCGCATCTCCACAGCCAATGCCGACTTCAAGCTCTGCCCCTCGTATCCACCCAAGTTGCTTGTGCCTTGCTGCATCACCGACGAGATGCTACACAACGTGGCCAACTTCCGGGGATCGCGCAGGCTGCCGGCCGTCGTCTGGCGGCACCAGAAGTCGGGCGCCATTTTGGCCCGTTGCAGCCAGCCGGAGGTGGGTTGGCTGGGCTGGCGGAACACCAGGGATGAGCAGCTCCTGAAGGCACTGGCCGATGCCTGTGCCTTTGACCGTGGCGAGCACGCCAGGAATTCCACCTTCGCCAACACAAAGGCGCAACCAACAAAGGGCTCCAAGGAGACCAACGGCCAGTCGGGCTTGTCCGGCAAGAGTTCACCATCTCTGGACGATTCCTCGCACGAGGAACTCACGCTCGATGAAATAAAG AAAATCCTCATTGTGGATGCCCGCAGCTACACATCCGCGGTTACAAATCGCGCCAGAGGCGGTGGCTGTGAGTGCATAGAGTACTACCCTTGTGCAGAAATTGAGTTTATGAACCTGGGCAACATCCACGCCATCCGAAAGAGTTTCCATGCTGTTCGCCAGCTTTGCGCCTCATCTCCCGATGATCCAAA CTGGTTCGGACAACTGGAGAAGACCATGTGGATGCAGCACCTTTCGGGTCTGCTGGGTGCCACGATGACTGTTGTGCATACAATCGAGAAGAATGGACGGCCCGTACTTGTGCACTGCTCAGATGGTTGGGATCGCACTCCGCAGATTGTGGCTACGGCCCAACTCTGCTTGGATCCGTACTACAGAACTGTTGAA GGATTTCGTGTTCTAGTAGAGCGTGAATGGCTTAACTTTGGTCACAAGTTTGCCGATCGCTCTGGCAATGGTCCCAACTCCGACGAAGTCAACGAGCGATGCCCAGTTTTTCTGCAGTGGCTTGATCTGGTGCATCAAATACACAGACAATATCCGTGCAGTTTTGAGTTCAGTATAAGCTATTTG ATCAAACTGGCGCAACATTCGCTGTCCTGTCTGTTCGGCACGTTCCTATGTAATTCGCTCAGAGAACGCATCGAAAATTCCGTTTTCGACCGAACGTTTTCAGTGTGGCCATTTTTAGCGGAAACTATGTATAGAAATCCTCTCTATAAGCATGAGACTGAAAAG GTTCTTTGGCCGGCGCACAGTGTgcggtttttatatttttggtcTGACGTATACCTTGGTAGTTTAGGCAACAAAAACGGAACTGATCTGCCATTACTAAGTAATGAAAGACAGACGGGACACAACG GCCTAATGGCGAAGACAAGATCTTCGGAAGACTTAACAACGAACGAATTGGGACAGAGCACCATTTCGAGGAGATCGAGTGATCCGAACCTCACAGTTGAATCCAT TGTTACAGACTGCTTCAATGCGAACAGCAACTCCATGTTTGACATACGATCGGAGACCGACAATAGTGTTAGCGAAAATGTCCAAGAGAGTGTTAAAGACCCCAAAGAACTTGAGCTGGATGTGACGGATGCCATTGAATCGGGTCCCTGTGCTCCCCGTTCAAATCATCCCATTCCAGAGTTCCACAACGACCAAAGTACAGCTTCTAACCGTGATATATTGGAAGTAGAATCACAATCGCAAAGGCGAAGTTCCTTGGTGTCCACACAGCAACAGATCCCTGGATCCGGACGACCTGTCCACGTTCTGGATCACTCTGAAAATG ATCAAAATCCAGTTCCTTCAATATCCGAAGACACCAGTGATATTTGTCGCGCTTTGTGGCATGGCGCCATCGAAACCAGCACTGATACCCTGATTCCTGCAGAGCCCGTACAAAAACCaaccaacagcgaagagaacaGCAGTAGAGATCGCGATCGAACGCCACCCATCGACCTGGCCGGTGGTGATGGAAAGCTGGAGTCGTCGaccactgctgctgctgctgctgctggccagAGCAGTAAAATCAGTCAGAGCTACAATAATTTGCCCAAGGTTCACATGAAACCGAATGCCGTGATATGCCCGCAGCGAGGGGACGCCTTTCCGCATCACCTGGACCTACAAGTGCCAAGGGAGAGTGCCGGAAATGCGGACCGTTGCCAGCTGGCGAAGTTGTCCAAAGACGCCAATGCGAATGCCAATGGATCCGATGGTTGTTACCATGCTGATGAGGGTCTTTTTATATCGCCCGATCTTCAGCGTTTCGTGGCCCAGTCGCCATTCGATGCACCCTCTGCGGGCGGTCGAATCCGTCGAAACACCTGCGGTTCGAGCAACAGTCGCGACTTAAAGTACGCAGCAGAAAACGGCAG CGCACACCATTTCCCTTCATCAGGCATCATTTCGCTACCGCCCACACCATTTCAGGAGCGGGCGCAGTTCACCATAAGCTGTCCAGATGGCCTAGCCCATGGACTCAGCGAACAAAACATAAGACTCCACCAGATCGTACAGGAACACAAG CTACGAGAGGAAATGCTTCTGCGGGAAATACACGGCATGCGATTGGCTTTGTTGGAGAAAGGTTGTCCCAGCTGCAATAGCATCGTTTCGACAAATATGGAACAT GAAAATGGATCGGATATCGTTGAAAATGCTTCAACATGTTCCTGGGAAGCCGTCGAAGAACGTAGCGGTCCCCCATCGTTTGCCCCTTCCTCGATCCAAGAGAAAAAAGCCTCCAGTGTCCTCTGGGTACCAGATCATGCAGTTTCGCGTTGCTCTAGTTGTCAAACTGAGTTCTGGCTTGGACGAAGAAAACATCATTGTCG ATCATGTGGAGAAATTTTTTGTGCTGACTGCTCGGAATTTTGGGCTCCTTTGCCAAACGAAAAGCTTTTTAATCCAGTTAGGCTATGCGGATCTTGCTACACGACCGTCACAACAAATGTCCAAGAGTACGGTGCCGTACCTCCAGAATCCCAGGTGAAGGACGAGGAGACGTCTTCAGCAAATTCCTAA
- the LOC119558070 gene encoding myotubularin-related protein 4 isoform X1, with protein sequence MQTYTCPIHTMSDGSPPPSICFIRAAESYPKSQMEKEDSQLCVPFQELAGESIKYLGRTDDGVLALSNYRIFLSKKSTAYETYVPLGLIESVQVRDLFQLIVNCKDASTVRCSFPSAEQCADWQRRIHLLIGVPEALETLFAFPFYSWTCDVIGSGSGNGNGSTPAANGNGLVTKDRFSALHNGSAKPIAPQHSAAVANPLAVDPASESIASAMSNRLQRSVRYESDFKNEVARLGFDLKSSWRISTANADFKLCPSYPPKLLVPCCITDEMLHNVANFRGSRRLPAVVWRHQKSGAILARCSQPEVGWLGWRNTRDEQLLKALADACAFDRGEHARNSTFANTKAQPTKGSKETNGQSGLSGKSSPSLDDSSHEELTLDEIKKILIVDARSYTSAVTNRARGGGCECIEYYPCAEIEFMNLGNIHAIRKSFHAVRQLCASSPDDPNWFGQLEKTMWMQHLSGLLGATMTVVHTIEKNGRPVLVHCSDGWDRTPQIVATAQLCLDPYYRTVEGFRVLVEREWLNFGHKFADRSGNGPNSDEVNERCPVFLQWLDLVHQIHRQYPCSFEFSISYLIKLAQHSLSCLFGTFLCNSLRERIENSVFDRTFSVWPFLAETMYRNPLYKHETEKVLWPAHSVRFLYFWSDVYLGSLGNKNGTDLPLLSNERQTGHNGLMAKTRSSEDLTTNELGQSTISRRSSDPNLTVESIVTDCFNANSNSMFDIRSETDNSVSENVQESVKDPKELELDVTDAIESGPCAPRSNHPIPEFHNDQSTASNRDILEVESQSQRRSSLVSTQQQIPGSGRPVHVLDHSENDQNPVPSISEDTSDICRALWHGAIETSTDTLIPAEPVQKPTNSEENSSRDRDRTPPIDLAGGDGKLESSTTAAAAAAGQSSKISQSYNNLPKVHMKPNAVICPQRGDAFPHHLDLQVPRESAGNADRCQLAKLSKDANANANGSDGCYHADEGLFISPDLQRFVAQSPFDAPSAGGRIRRNTCGSSNSRDLKYAAENGSAHHFPSSGIISLPPTPFQERAQFTISCPDGLAHGLSEQNIRLHQIVQEHKLREEMLLREIHGMRLALLEKGCPSCNSIVSTNMEHENGSDIVENASTCSWEAVEERSGPPSFAPSSIQEKKASSVLWVPDHAVSRCSSCQTEFWLGRRKHHCRSCGEIFCADCSEFWAPLPNEKLFNPVRLCGSCYTTVTTNVQEYGAVPPESQVKDEETSSANS encoded by the exons ATGCAAACATACACATGC CCGATTCACACAATGTCCGATGGATCACCGCCTCCATCGATTTGCTTTATCCGTGCCGCCGAATCGTATCCAAAATCACAAATGGAGAAGGAAGACTCCCAGCTGTGTGTCCCATTTCAAGAGT TGGCCGGCGAATCGATTAAGTACCTGGGACGCACCGACGATGGCGTCCTCGCCCTGTCCAACTACCGGATATTCCTCTCCAAGAAGTCAACCGCCTACGAGACCTACGTGCCCCTGGGTCTAATCGAATCCGTTCAGGTGCGGGATCTGTTCCAGCTGATCGTAAACTGCAAGGACGCCAGCACGGTGCGCTGCTCCTTTCCATCGGCAGAGCAGTGTGCCGACTGGCAGCGCCGGATTCACCTGCTCATCGGTGTGCCCGAGGCCCTGGAGACACTCTTTGCCTTTCCCTTCTATTCCTGGACCTGCGACGTGATCGGGAGTGGATCAGGAAACGGAAATGGCAGTACCCCGGCGGCCAATGGAAATGGCCTGGTGACCAAGGATCGCTTTTCAGCGCTACACAATGGCTCGGCCAAGCCGATAGCCCCACAACACAGTGCCGCGGTGGCAAATCCTCTGGCTGTTGATCCCGCCAGTGAGAGCATCGCCTCCGCCATGAGCAACCGCCTGCAGCGATCGGTGCGCTATGAGAGCGACTTCAAGAACGAAGTGGCCCGCCTGGGATTCGACCTGAAGAGCTCCTGGCGCATCTCCACAGCCAATGCCGACTTCAAGCTCTGCCCCTCGTATCCACCCAAGTTGCTTGTGCCTTGCTGCATCACCGACGAGATGCTACACAACGTGGCCAACTTCCGGGGATCGCGCAGGCTGCCGGCCGTCGTCTGGCGGCACCAGAAGTCGGGCGCCATTTTGGCCCGTTGCAGCCAGCCGGAGGTGGGTTGGCTGGGCTGGCGGAACACCAGGGATGAGCAGCTCCTGAAGGCACTGGCCGATGCCTGTGCCTTTGACCGTGGCGAGCACGCCAGGAATTCCACCTTCGCCAACACAAAGGCGCAACCAACAAAGGGCTCCAAGGAGACCAACGGCCAGTCGGGCTTGTCCGGCAAGAGTTCACCATCTCTGGACGATTCCTCGCACGAGGAACTCACGCTCGATGAAATAAAG AAAATCCTCATTGTGGATGCCCGCAGCTACACATCCGCGGTTACAAATCGCGCCAGAGGCGGTGGCTGTGAGTGCATAGAGTACTACCCTTGTGCAGAAATTGAGTTTATGAACCTGGGCAACATCCACGCCATCCGAAAGAGTTTCCATGCTGTTCGCCAGCTTTGCGCCTCATCTCCCGATGATCCAAA CTGGTTCGGACAACTGGAGAAGACCATGTGGATGCAGCACCTTTCGGGTCTGCTGGGTGCCACGATGACTGTTGTGCATACAATCGAGAAGAATGGACGGCCCGTACTTGTGCACTGCTCAGATGGTTGGGATCGCACTCCGCAGATTGTGGCTACGGCCCAACTCTGCTTGGATCCGTACTACAGAACTGTTGAA GGATTTCGTGTTCTAGTAGAGCGTGAATGGCTTAACTTTGGTCACAAGTTTGCCGATCGCTCTGGCAATGGTCCCAACTCCGACGAAGTCAACGAGCGATGCCCAGTTTTTCTGCAGTGGCTTGATCTGGTGCATCAAATACACAGACAATATCCGTGCAGTTTTGAGTTCAGTATAAGCTATTTG ATCAAACTGGCGCAACATTCGCTGTCCTGTCTGTTCGGCACGTTCCTATGTAATTCGCTCAGAGAACGCATCGAAAATTCCGTTTTCGACCGAACGTTTTCAGTGTGGCCATTTTTAGCGGAAACTATGTATAGAAATCCTCTCTATAAGCATGAGACTGAAAAG GTTCTTTGGCCGGCGCACAGTGTgcggtttttatatttttggtcTGACGTATACCTTGGTAGTTTAGGCAACAAAAACGGAACTGATCTGCCATTACTAAGTAATGAAAGACAGACGGGACACAACG GCCTAATGGCGAAGACAAGATCTTCGGAAGACTTAACAACGAACGAATTGGGACAGAGCACCATTTCGAGGAGATCGAGTGATCCGAACCTCACAGTTGAATCCAT TGTTACAGACTGCTTCAATGCGAACAGCAACTCCATGTTTGACATACGATCGGAGACCGACAATAGTGTTAGCGAAAATGTCCAAGAGAGTGTTAAAGACCCCAAAGAACTTGAGCTGGATGTGACGGATGCCATTGAATCGGGTCCCTGTGCTCCCCGTTCAAATCATCCCATTCCAGAGTTCCACAACGACCAAAGTACAGCTTCTAACCGTGATATATTGGAAGTAGAATCACAATCGCAAAGGCGAAGTTCCTTGGTGTCCACACAGCAACAGATCCCTGGATCCGGACGACCTGTCCACGTTCTGGATCACTCTGAAAATG ATCAAAATCCAGTTCCTTCAATATCCGAAGACACCAGTGATATTTGTCGCGCTTTGTGGCATGGCGCCATCGAAACCAGCACTGATACCCTGATTCCTGCAGAGCCCGTACAAAAACCaaccaacagcgaagagaacaGCAGTAGAGATCGCGATCGAACGCCACCCATCGACCTGGCCGGTGGTGATGGAAAGCTGGAGTCGTCGaccactgctgctgctgctgctgctggccagAGCAGTAAAATCAGTCAGAGCTACAATAATTTGCCCAAGGTTCACATGAAACCGAATGCCGTGATATGCCCGCAGCGAGGGGACGCCTTTCCGCATCACCTGGACCTACAAGTGCCAAGGGAGAGTGCCGGAAATGCGGACCGTTGCCAGCTGGCGAAGTTGTCCAAAGACGCCAATGCGAATGCCAATGGATCCGATGGTTGTTACCATGCTGATGAGGGTCTTTTTATATCGCCCGATCTTCAGCGTTTCGTGGCCCAGTCGCCATTCGATGCACCCTCTGCGGGCGGTCGAATCCGTCGAAACACCTGCGGTTCGAGCAACAGTCGCGACTTAAAGTACGCAGCAGAAAACGGCAG CGCACACCATTTCCCTTCATCAGGCATCATTTCGCTACCGCCCACACCATTTCAGGAGCGGGCGCAGTTCACCATAAGCTGTCCAGATGGCCTAGCCCATGGACTCAGCGAACAAAACATAAGACTCCACCAGATCGTACAGGAACACAAG CTACGAGAGGAAATGCTTCTGCGGGAAATACACGGCATGCGATTGGCTTTGTTGGAGAAAGGTTGTCCCAGCTGCAATAGCATCGTTTCGACAAATATGGAACAT GAAAATGGATCGGATATCGTTGAAAATGCTTCAACATGTTCCTGGGAAGCCGTCGAAGAACGTAGCGGTCCCCCATCGTTTGCCCCTTCCTCGATCCAAGAGAAAAAAGCCTCCAGTGTCCTCTGGGTACCAGATCATGCAGTTTCGCGTTGCTCTAGTTGTCAAACTGAGTTCTGGCTTGGACGAAGAAAACATCATTGTCG ATCATGTGGAGAAATTTTTTGTGCTGACTGCTCGGAATTTTGGGCTCCTTTGCCAAACGAAAAGCTTTTTAATCCAGTTAGGCTATGCGGATCTTGCTACACGACCGTCACAACAAATGTCCAAGAGTACGGTGCCGTACCTCCAGAATCCCAGGTGAAGGACGAGGAGACGTCTTCAGCAAATTCCTAA